The following are encoded together in the Zingiber officinale cultivar Zhangliang chromosome 8A, Zo_v1.1, whole genome shotgun sequence genome:
- the LOC122011082 gene encoding uncharacterized protein LOC122011082, which produces MSNELQRWFEESVDAKDIHIHLQELYGAQTHSVRHATVKELMTTRMRDGASVHKHGVKMIGLIENLVNHDLVIPHELSTYVILLSLPSSFDNFMVNFNMNKLEATLEELVNMFANYEATMKKEKSVFLVGSSSGSKKGPKKKGMKRSAPMQKIKHNKKSRPKKPNQSEHICFHCK; this is translated from the coding sequence atgtcaaatgaacTACAAAGATGGTTCGAGGAGAGTGTGGATGCTAAAGATATTCACATACACCTACAAGAGTTGTATGGTGCACAGACTCATTCAGTCAGGCACGCGACTGTCAAGGAGCTCATGACGACTCGTATGCGAGATGGGGCTTCGGTCCATAAGCATGGAGTTAAGATGATTGGGCTTATTGAAAATTTGGTGAACCATGACTTGGTTATTCCACACGAGCTATCGACATACGTCATATTGTTGTCTCTCCCCTCCTCATTTGACAATTTTATGGTTAACTTCAATATGAATAAGCTAGAGGCTACCCTTGAAGAACTAGTCAATATGTTTGCAAATTATGAAGCAACCATGAAAAAGGAAAAATCTGTTTTCCTTGTGGGTTCATCTTCTGGATCCAAGAAAGGACCCAAGAAAAAGGGAATGAAACGTTCTGCCCCTATGCAGAAGATTAAGCATAATAAGAAGTCAAGGCCCAAAAAGCCTAATCAGTCAGAACATATTTGTTTTCACTGCAAATAA